A single Drosophila miranda strain MSH22 chromosome XR, D.miranda_PacBio2.1, whole genome shotgun sequence DNA region contains:
- the LOC108151177 gene encoding LOW QUALITY PROTEIN: zinc/cadmium resistance protein (The sequence of the model RefSeq protein was modified relative to this genomic sequence to represent the inferred CDS: substituted 1 base at 1 genomic stop codon) translates to MAKYSGKKCRLLSMMWLTAFFFFVEIIVGYVTNSMALVADSFHMLGDIAALVISFLSVKMSPKKWSKNTFGWARAEVLGALVNAVFLVALCFSITIEACKRFIEMEEIHQPKLLVIVGVLGLLVNVIGLCLLYEHGGHHGHSHGGGLTRNHSRLTELANMDEGDGDDEQNDYAYEKQKEKKQIKKSSHGHSHDPGSMNMRGAFLHVLSDALGSVIVVISAVVVWTTKWKYRFYMDPALSIVLVVLILHSVWPLLRESALILLQTVPTHIQVDAIQKRLLEKVDGVLAVHEFHVWQLAGDRIIASAHIRCRNLSEYMKIAEKVKEFFHNEGIHSTTIQPEFSEIEACNMSDGTSSINMSGSDCCALDCPTTDEGCVKATCCQNNNKLNQLPSPTNSPYLCRQRNAARQAGDVEAGSLLEAAGSSGNQGAAAGEVSDSLAIAATSTPKSELVXQHPKQTQTQQQPQPQHVVHFATTKPAATATTTRSATKPTETATAPTPTPTIAETSSIRDIMYEPTSAGNNEKVASSSGCGGGGGVVVDGNNLSSVTAQRRRELQLRAEQQFEEQVTVTPLRSRNGDEVAL, encoded by the exons ATGGCCAAGTACTCGGGAAAGAAGTGCCGCCTGCTCTCCATGATGTGGCTGACGGCGTTCTTTTTCTTTGTGGAAATCATCGTTGGATATGTAACCAACTCCATGGCTTTGGTGGCCGACAGTTTCCATATGCTGGGTGACATTGCCGCTTTGGTTATATCATTTCTGTCTGTGAAG ATGTCACCGAAAAAATGGTCAAAGAACACCTTTGGCTGGGCCCGTGCCGAGGTGCTGGGTGCGTTGGTCAATGCCGTGTTTCTGGTGGCGCTCTGCTTCAGCATCACCATTGAGGCGTGCAAGCG ATTCATTGAAATGGAGGAAATCCATCAGCCCAAACTCTTGGTTATTGTCGGAGTCCTGGGACTGCTCGTGAATGTGATTGGACTGTGTCTGCTGTATG AGCATGGCGGGCACCATGGGCACTCGCATGGCGGCGGTCTCACCCGCAACCACAGTCGCCTCACCGAACTGGCCAACATGGACGAGGGCGATGGCGATGATGAGCAGAATGATTATGCCTACGAGAAGCAAAAGGAGAAGAAACAAATCAAGAAGTCCAGCCATGGCCACAGCCATGATCCTGGTTCGATGAACATGCGCGGCGCCTTCCTGCACGTGCTCAGCGATGCCCTGGGCAGCGTCATTGTGGTCATCAGTGCTGTGGTGGTGTGGACGACCAAGTGGAAGTATCGCTTCTATATGGATCCAGCTCTTTCGATTGTGCTGGTGGTGCTCATCTTGCACTCTGTGTGGCCGTTGTTGCGTGAATCCGCCTTGATTCTGCTGCAGACTGTGCCCACGCACATCCAGGTGGATGCCATACAGAAGCGTCTGCTGGAGAAGGTCGATGGTGTGCTGGCAGTGCATGAGTTTCATGTGTGGCAGCTGGCAGGCGATCGCATCATTGCCTCTGCACACATACG CTGCCGGAATCTGTCGGAATACATGAAAATTGCTGAAAAGGTCAAGGAGTTCTTTCACAATGAGGGCATACATTCCACCACCATTCAGCCAGAGTTTAGCGAAATCGAGGCCTGCAACATGTCCGATGGTACCTCCAGCATTAACATGAGCGGCTCCGATTGCTGTGCCCTGGACTGTCCCACCACCGATGAGGGCTGTGTCAAGGCCACTTGTTGCCAAAATAACAATAAATTG AACCAACTGCCTTCACCCACCAATTCGCCTTATCTGTGTCGTCAGCGGAATGCAGCGCGTCAGGCTGGCGATGTGGAGGCTGGCTCTCTGCTGGAGGCTGCTGGTTCCAGTGGGAACCAAGGGGCTGCTGCCGGTGAAGTTAGCGACTCCCTTGCCATTGCGGCAACATCAACGCCAAAGAGCGAATTAGTCTGACAACATCCAAAGCAAACGCAAACGCAACAGCAACCGCAACCGCAACATGTAGTACACTTTGCCACGACCaagccagcagcaacagcaacaacaacaagatcAGCCACAAAACCGACAgagacagcaacagcaccaacaccaacaccaacaataGCAGAAACATCATCAATACGTGATATAATGTACGAGCCAACAAGCGCCGGTAACAATGAAAAAGTGGCTTCCAGCAGTGGGTGTGGTGGCGGAGGTGGCGTTGTCGTCGATGGTAACAATCTGTCGTCGGTGACTGCCCAGCGTCGACGAGAGCTACAGTTGCGCGCCGAACAGCAGTTTGAGGAGCAGGTGACTGTGACACCGCTGCGAAGCCGCAACGGCGATGAGGTTGCCCTCTAA
- the LOC108151179 gene encoding phosphatidylinositol N-acetylglucosaminyltransferase subunit C, with translation MPKKTQEKRKPWVKNLYSNREYPDNYTDASFLKDLRTNLHVRIYTYREATAGITVLNNQISCIAGFLILYQMMLSDSVSPTTILLPSCGITGLGYLCYRGRKLSMPLLGEDSKTLVTVVLFGYLFSPMLHTLTQAISTDTIYTTTFFVLLANLMFTNYGLDVAVVSKAISLNAAIFGAICLASRLSTSYHAFVLLVEAAIFFVLYPIITESNWHALFMIPIFAVCCVALYWISRPVLCLYACTTLFINFVCPFIFVRQQKYKFNIHGPWDEAIVEENTDENLDENL, from the coding sequence ATGCCGAAGAAAACGCAGGAGAAACGAAAGCCGTGGGTGAAGAACCTCTATTCGAACCGCGAATACCCAGACAACTATACCGATGCCAGCTTCCTCAAGGATCTGCGCACCAATCTCCACGTGCGAATCTACACCTACCGTGAGGCCACGGCCGGCATCACGGTGCTCAACAATCAGATCTCCTGCATAGCCGGCTTCCTGATACTCTACCAGATGATGCTCAGCGACAGCGTCTCGCCCACCACCATACTCCTGCCCAGCTGTGGAATCACCGGATTGGGTTATCTGTGCTATCGCGGCAGAAAGCTTAGCATGCCGCTGTTGGGAGAGGATTCAAAGACCCTGGTGACGGTCGTCCTCTTTGGCTACCTGTTCTCCCCGATGCTACACACTCTGACGCAGGCCATCAGCACGGACACCATCTATACCACGACCTTCTTCGTCCTGTTGGCTAACCTGATGTTCACCAACTACGGACTGGACGTGGCCGTAGTCTCCAAAGCCATATCGCTGAACGCCGCCATATTCGGGGCCATCTGCCTGGCCTCGCGACTCTCGACGTCGTACCACGCATTTGTGCTCCTCGTCGAGGCAGCCATCTTCTTTGTCCTGTATCCAATCATCACGGAGTCCAACTGGCATGCCCTCTTCATGATCCCCATCTTTGCCGTCTGCTGTGTGGCTCTCTACTGGATATCGCGGCCCGTGCTCTGCCTCTACGCCTGCACCACGCTGTTCATCAACTTTGTCTGTCCGTTCATATTCGTGAGGCAGCAGAAATACAAGTTCAACATCCACGGACCCTGGGATGAGGCCATTGTGGAGGAGAACACCGACGAGAATCTCGATGAGAACTTATAG
- the LOC108151181 gene encoding dolichol-phosphate mannose synthase subunit 2 encodes MASNAQLGKIILITAIAVFFYYFFWVAVLPFMLIDEGNPIRLFFPPLRYAFIVPTIFGVIFIGGIAAFSFYHIWSLKVKRD; translated from the exons ATGGCTTCAAATGCGCAGCTCGGAAAAATCATTTTGATAACCGCAATCGCCGTGTTTTTCTACTATTTCTTTTGGGTGGCGGTGCTGCCGTTTATGCTCATCGATGAAG GCAATCCCATACGGCTGTTTTTTCCGCCACTGAGGTACGCATTTATAGTGCCTACTATATTCGGGGTCATCTTCATCGGCGGCATTGCCGCATTCTCCTTCTACCACATTTGGAGCCTAAAGGTGAAGCGCGATTAA
- the LOC108151178 gene encoding nicotinamide riboside kinase 2, translated as MPQWLVIGISGVTCGGKTTLAHSLHEYFKGLSGAPLWNSPYTIGDVQLISQDDYFLPVEDRRHTRNEALKVINFELLTSLDMSRMLNDIAQIIKGRHLAPEPAEQLVTYANFEHYALQFQQQYHQHHYNANYYKQGGAVNGAYQYVPQQQQQRQHHHPHPQIHQQQQQQLQQQQQHAAHIMRLNAQFAAQLRDKKINFLLVEGFMIFNQPELLALCNIKYHFHLPYEKCFERRRKRIYDPPDVTGYFELCVWPHYEKNFSEYRDCKEITFLNGEISRDKIFKYVLQRIVHYFEERCDVPAAAPPACPPQQKRFGMLYVGSSNNNVLPTACPMEQ; from the coding sequence ATGCCTCAGTGGCTGGTCATCGGCATTTCGGGTGTCACTTGCGGCGGCAAGACGACCCTGGCCCACAGCCTGCACGAGTATTTCAAGGGCCTGAGCGGTGCACCGCTGTGGAACTCCCCCTACACTATTGGAGATGTGCAGCTAATCTCCCAGGACGACTACTTTCTGCCGGTGGAGGACAGGCGACACACGCGCAACGAGGCACTGAAGGTGATCAACTTTGAGCTCCTCACCTCGCTGGACATGAGCAGGATGTTGAATGACATAGCCCAGATCATCAAGGGACGGCACCTGGCTCCCGAGCCAGCCGAGCAGTTGGTCACCTATGCAAATTTCGAGCATTATGCCCTGCAATTCCAGCAGCAGTATCACCAGCACCACTACAATGCGAACTACTACAAGCAGGGCGGAGCCGTTAACGGTGCCTATCAGTATGTgcctcagcagcagcagcagcgccagcatcaccatccacatccacagatccaccagcaacagcagcagcagctccaacagcagcagcagcatgcgGCCCACATCATGCGATTGAATGCCCAATTCGCTGCTCAGCTGAGGGATAAGAAAATAAACTTTCTGCTGGTCGAGGGCTTCATGATATTCAACCAGCCGGAGCTGCTGGCTCTCTGCAATATCAAGTACCACTTTCATTTGCCGTATGAAAAGTGCTTCGAGCGGCGCAGGAAGCGCATCTATGATCCGCCGGACGTTACCGGCTACTTTGAGCTGTGCGTGTGGCCGCACTACGAGAAAAACTTTAGCGAATATCGGGACTGCAAGGAAATTACCTTTTTGAATGGCGAAATCTCCAGGGATAAGATCTTCAAGTATGTGCTGCAGCGCATTGTCCACTACTTCGAAGAGCGCTGCGATGTCCCAGCGGCAGCGCCGCCCGCATGTCCGCCACAGCAGAAACGCTTCGGGATGCTCTACGTGGGATCGAGCAACAATAATGTTTTACCCACGGCCTGCCCCATGGAGCAGTAG
- the LOC108151176 gene encoding striatin-interacting protein 1 homolog, with translation MPRGHPFLNVGGRSSNQQMNHSKAGNGSADMLSFVALLKRFQQGRPSIPLDTHDVDANCDGPDLDFVYSDVDSYQNEIAELYSYTEYCEFQSNVKAFEDQMELYDLPPNWQKQDSPSQRSIVMKLIDQLEVSNRTLRMQAARCILYLAQGCWAEVQSDEEQHQNTRDNVIVLYDLGVFSSFIDLLNMEIESACSPDIVAVKITNVTLVDSTDIRVILSVLYIITETIRDEREKASEDYKDLAESFVQEINSPLADGELLAVKLLGMITRFCSGAAPQFPMKKVVLLLWKVSLLGLGGMDVLKKLKNEYRLKVGLDPIKEDTLEVTKCMRASSPPATATDILENQYPKRNFKRSLMKQRFLDEPEQIDMEMSGNEGSGNANNASGNNGGSNGEEELLQYYRPFDDPSSSASNTATANPNNQPSLTAPLAAAPPVQITARLPWTPKVRQKDIDQFLDISRNKFIGYSLIGDHESLAGLPQPIHEGFKTLQRHMYMSLADMQIKKEEDIARNPISTHEDEIKLTPAEILYQAILPNLPQYMIALLKVLLAASPTSKSKTESINIMADVLPKKMPLTATQSTKLTVDMGRHKEIIVKAVSAIILLYLKHFKINHVYQFEFMSQHLVFANCIPLVLKFFNQTITEYVNTKNNIPLLDFPSCVIGEQPDLSGDSFVYGADMSDKPYSWRNVFSCINLLRILNKLIKWKHSRVMMLVVFKSAPILKKTLKVRHAMMQLYVLKLLKMQTKYLGRQWRKSNMKTMSAIYSKVRHRLNDDWAFGNDLESRPWDFQAEECTLRACVDRFNLRRYPEATQKCGAGGGSGNNGGGGTAAQNAENSQQSNMNAGNGYGGNNGGADSNGYGGNNGGGGNNSGNNQQQQLNDYGVEGGFPSDEILTHSDFAFFGHSGWWDRKVELTDYFKANYAVWLEEEVYNSQIDWDAL, from the exons GACACCCACGATGTGGACGCCAACTGCGATGGCCCCGACCTGGATTTCGTCTACTCGGATGTGGATAGCTACCAGAACGAGATCGCCGAGCTCTATAGCTACACGGAGTACTGTGAATTTCAGTCGAATGTGAAGGCATTCGAGGACCAAATGGAGCTGTACGACTTGCCGCCCAACTGGCAGAAGCAGGACTCACCCTCGCAGCGCAGCATTGTGATGAAGCTCATCGACCAGCTCGAGGTCTCAAATCGAACCTTACGCATGCAGGCGGCTCGTTGCATTTTGTATCTGGCTCAGGGCTGCTGGGCCGAGGTGCAATCGGATGAGGAGCAGCACCAGAATACGCGGGACAATGTAATTGTCCTCTACGACCTGGGCGTCTTTTCTTCGTTCATCGATCTGCTCAATATGGAGATCGAGAGTGCCTGCTCCCCCGACATTGTGGCCGTCAAGATCACGAACGTCACCCTGGTGGACTCCACAGACATCCGAGTCATACTCTCGGTGCTGTACATCATAACGGAAACCATTCGAGATGAACGCGAAAAGGCTAGTGAGGACTACAAAGATCTGGCCGAGTCGTTTGTCCAGGAGATAAATTCCCCCCTGGCCGATGGCGAGCTGCTGGCCGTCAAATTGCTTGGCATGATTACGCGCTTCTGCAGTGGCGCTGCTCCACAGTTTCCCATGAAGAAGGTGGTCCTGCTGCTCTGGAAGGTCTCGCTCCTGGGACTGGGTGGCATGGATGTCCTGAAGAAGCTCAAAAATGAGTATCGACTGAAGGTGGGCCTGGATCCGATCAAAGAGGATACGCTAGAGGTCACAAAATGCATGAGAGCCAGCTCACCCCCCGCCACCGCAACGGATATTCTGGAGAATCAGTATCCTAAGAGGAATTTCAA ACGATCGCTGATGAAGCAGCGCTTCTTGGACGAGCCGGAGCAAATCGACATGGAGATGAGTGGCAACGAGGGATCGGGGAATGCCAACAATGCTAGTGGCAACAACGGGGGCAGCAATGGCGAGGAGGAACTTCTGCAGTACTATCGGCCCTTCGATGACCCCTCGTCCTCCGCCTCAAACACAGCGACAGCCAATCCCAACAATCAGCCCAGCCTAACAGCACCTCTCGCCGCAGCGCCCCCAGTGCAGATCACGGCGCGTCTGCCCTGGACGCCCAAGGTGCGGCAGAAGGACATTGATCAGTTCTTGGACATTTCGCGAAACAAATTCATTGGCTACTCCCTGATTGGGGATCACGAGAGCCTGGCGGGCCTACCGCAGCCCATACACGAGGGCTTCAAGACGCTGCAGCGGCACATGTACATGAGTCTGGCGGATATGCAgataaagaaggaggaggacATTGCCAGGAATCCCATTTCCACGCACGAGGATGAGATCAAGCTAACGCCAGCAGAAATCCTGTACCAGGCAATCCTGCCCAACCTCCCGCAATACATGATAGCCCTGCTGAAGGTGTTGCTCGCGGCCTCGCCCACATCCAAGTCCAAGACGGAGAGCATCAACATAATGGCTGATGTGCTGCCCAAGAAGATGCCGCTGACGGCCACACAGTCGACCAAGCTGACAGTAGACATGGGCAGGCACAAGGAGATCATTGTCAAGGCCGTCTCGGCCATTATCTTGCTCTACTTGAAGCACTTCAAAATCAATCACGTTTATCAGTTTGAGTTCATGTCACAGCATTTGGTGTTCGCCAACTGCATTCCCTTGGTACTGAAGTTCTTCAATCAGACAATCACCGAGTACGTCAACACGAAGAACAACATCCCACTGCTCGACTTCCCCTCCTGCGTGATTGGGGAGCAGCCGGACCTAAGCGGCGACAGCTTCGTTTATGGCGCCGACATGTCCGACAAGCCCTACTCCTGGCGCAATGTCTTCTCGTGCATCAATCTGCTGCGAATCCTCAACAAGCTCATCAAATGGAAGCACTCGCGCGTCATGATGCTGGTTGTGTTCAAGTCGGCCCCCATCCTCAAGAAGACGCTCAAGGTTCGTCATGCCATGATGCAGCTGTATGTGCTAAAACTCCTCAAGATGCAGACCAAGTATTTGGGACGCCAGTGGCGCAAGTCTAACATGAAGACCATGAGCGCCATTTATTCCAAGGTGCGTCATCGCCTCAACGACGACTGGGCCTTTGGCAATGATCTCGAGTCGCGTCCCTGGGACTTCCAGGCGGAGGAGTGCACGCTGCGGGCCTGTGTGGATCGCTTCAATCTGCGACGCTATCCGGAGGCCACCCAGAAGTGCGGAGCGGGTGGTGGCAGCGGCAACAACGGCGGTGGGGGCACCGCTGCCCAGAATGCAGAGAACTCGCAGCAGTCCAACATGAATGCAGGCAACGGCTATGGTGGCAATAACGGAGGAGCCGACTCGAACGGATATGGGGGCAACAACGGAGGAGGCGGAAACAACAGTGGCAataatcagcagcagcagcttaaTGACTACGGTGTGGAAGGTGGCTTTCCCAGCGACGAGATTCTAACTCATTCGGACTTTGCCTTCTTTGGGCACTCCGGCTGGTGGGATCGCAAAGTGGAGCTGACAGATTACTTTAAGGCAAACTATGCGGTGTGGCTCGAAGAGGAGGTCTACAACAGTCAAATCGACTGGGATGCCCTCTAA